CCGTCGCGGCACCCTTCGCCACCCGGCAGCTCGCCGACCTCGGCGCCCGGGTGATCAAGGTCGAGCGGGTGGACGGCGGTGACTTCGCCCGGGGCTACGACACGGCGGCCCGGGGCCTGGCCTCGCACTTCGTGTGGTGCAACCGGGGCAAGGAGTCCCTCGCGCTGGACCTGAAGGACCCGCGCGGCCTGGCCGTCGTACGCCGACTGGTGGCGGACGCGGACGTGTTCGTGCAGAACCTCGCGCACGGCGCGGCGGCCCGGCTCGGCCTGGACGCGGCCACGCTGTGCGCCGCGCACCCCCGGCTGGTCGCCGTGGACATCTCGGGCTACGGGGCGACGGGGCCCTACGCGGACAAGCGGGCCTACGACATGCTCGTGCAGTGCGAGGCGGGGCTGGTGTCGGTGACGGGGACCCCGGAGCAGCCCGTGAAGGCGGGCATCCCGGCGGCGGACATCGCCGCCGGGATGTACGCGTTCTCGGGGGTGCTCGCGGCGCTCGTCCGGCGGGGCACGACCGGGCGGGGCGGGCCGGTGGAGGTGTCGATGCTGGAGGCGCTGGCCGAGTGGATGGGACATCCGCTGCACCACGCCATGCACGGCGGCGGCGCCCCGGCCCGGACGGGCCTCGGGCACGCGGTGATCGCGCCGTACGACGCCTATCCGACGGCGGACGGCGGGCGGGTGCTGCTGTCGGTGCAGAACGACCGGGAGTGGCGGCGGCTCGCCGAACAGGTGCTGGGGCGGCCGGAGTTGGCGGACGACCCGGCCTTCGCGACGAATCCGGCGCGGGTCGAGCGCCGGGAACGCACGGACGAGCTGGTCACGGAGACGCTCGGGCTGCTGGACACCGACGAGGCGTTGGCGCGGCTGGAGGCGGCGGGGATCGCCTGCGCGCGGCTACGGGACGTGACGGAGGTGGCGGAGCATCCGCAGTTGGCGGCCCGGGACCGGTGGCGGGAAGTGGAGTCACCGGTGGGGCCGCTCCGGGCGTTGCTGCCGCCCATCACGCTGCCGGGCGGGGACGAGGCGCGGATGGGTGCGGTGCCCGCGCTCGGGGAGCACACCGGGTCGCTGCTCCGTGCCGCGGGGATGACGGACGACGAGATCGCAGCGTTGCGCCGGGACGGCGTGGTGGCCTGAGCGCGGGCCTCCTGCGGGGAAACCCTTGGTGCTGTGGTGCTAACGGCTGCCGAACAGCGAGCGGCGCAGCCTCTTGAGGGGGGCGAACAGCGAGACCCGGCCGACGCGCGTGTCCTTGCGGCTGCTGCGCTCCTGCGGGGAACGTGACGTTATCTCGCGCATCAGCGAGGTCGCCTCGGCCGCCTCGCGCTGTGGCACGGCGGGGCCGCTCAGCACCGAGAGATGTCGGTCGAGGCGCGAGCTGGTCGCGCTGCTCCCGCATGTGATCGCAGGGACTCGCGCCCTGCGCACTGTTATCTGTTCCATGTCACTCCCCACCCGTACGAGTCCACCCGGCCCGGGCAGCGTAACCATATCGCCCCGTTGGAGCACTCGGGAATCACGGTCCCGGTATTCACCTACCCTGTAACGGCGTTGTTGATTACTCTCCGAATCCGACCGATTCCAGGGCGAGTTGGACAACTGGCTGGCTGGTGGGCTGTGGTGATCCACCGTCGGGTTCGACGGTCACGGCGAGTGACGTCGCGTCGGTGTTCATTCCGCTCGTGACCAAGGGCGTGTCGCCGTCGAAGAGGCCCAGGGAGCGTGGTTGCACGTCGGGGCGCATGAGCCAGAGCTGGTGCACCTGATCCTTCGGGAGGTCCTCGAATCCGCTGAGGGTCACGATCGCGCTCCCCTCCTCCGCGGAAGCGATCACTCCGATTCTGTGGCCCTTTCCGTCCCGGTCACTGGTCGCGCGGGCGTCCGGCGCGGCGAGAACGTGGGCGATCTCACTCGCCTGTGCGCGCTCGGCGGCCAGCTCGTCACGGGTGCGGTCGGCCTGGACGGCGAAGAGGGAGGCCACCACGAGCGCGGCGGCGGCCGTGACGGTGGCCAGCGGGACGAGCCAAGAGCGCAACCGGGGCGCACGGGCGCGCGACCTCGGCGGCGGCTCGGTCCCCCACACATGCCTCGGCAGGTGCTGGGACCGCGGCGGCTGGGCGCTCCAGGACTGGTTCTCCTGAGGCGTGTTGGCCTCCTGCGGCGTGTTGCGCACGGCGGCGAAGACCCGGTCGCGCATCGCGGCCGGGGCCGGCGCGGCCGTCGACCAGGCGAGGCGGACCGCGTCCTCGGACAGGGCGCGCACCTCGGCCGGACAGCGGTCGCAGCGCTCCAGATGCTGCTCGAAGCGGCGCCGCTCGTCGGGCTCCAGGGCGTCCAGGGCGTAGGGAGCGGCGAGCGAGTGGAGATCCTCGCGGCGGAACAGGCTCACCGCACACCTCCCCCGGGCCGGCCGTACAGGGCGCTCATGCGACTCCTCCCAGGCATTCGCGCAGCCGTGTGAGTCCGTCGCGCATACGGGTCTTGACCGTGCCGAGCGGCAGTGAGAGCCGCTCGGCCACTTCACGGTAGGTGTAGCCGTCGTAGTAGGCGAGGGTGACGGACTCGCGCTGGAGGGTGGTGAGCTTCTCCAGGCAGTGGCGCACCCACTGGCGTTCGAGACCCGCCTCGACCTCCTCGGCGACCTGGTCGAAGGCGGGGTGGTGGTTGCGTCGTCCCTCGCGCTGCTCGCGCTCGGTGGCGGCGCGGGCGCTGCGCACCCGGTCCACCGCGCGCCGGTGCGCGAGGGTGAGTATCCAGGACAGGGCGCTGCCCCGCGCCGGGTCGAACCGGCCCGCGGAGCGCCAGAGTTCGAGCAGCACCTCCTGGGCCACCTCCTCCGACTGCGCGGGGTCACGTACGACCCTGCGCACCAGCCCGAACACCGGGCCGGACACCAGGGCGTACAGATCCTCGAACGCCCGCTGGTCGCCTCCGGCCACCCGGACCAGAAGACTGTCCGCCTCCACTCGCTCCCCCTCGCCTCCGGCCGAGCACGGCCATCCCCGCGCGTAAGGCATTCGCAACCGACCCACCTCCGGATGGGGTTACGGATCCGGACGAGATCCGGATCAACAAATCCCGCTCTCCGCTGAAACAACCTTTCAAACGCGCCGTAAGAACGTTTGGGATTCGACCAATCCACCCTGCCGACCGCTCCGAATGGCGTTCGTCAGGCAAGTTGGGACAGAGGACGGACGGCATGACGACACCTACTTCCAGGAGCGGCGCGGGACGGCGGAGCATCGCGTCCCTCATCTGTGCTTCGCTGGCCGCCGGAGGACTCGCGGCCGCCGGCGTCACCGTGTTGCAGCCGGGGGCGGCCTCCGCCTCCAGCCACCGGGAGGCCCCGCTGATCTCGGGGGAGCCCCAGTTCGACAACACCGACGTGTACGCGTTCGTCAGCCCCGACAAGCCGGACACGACCACGGTGATCGCCAACTGGATCCCCTTCGAGGAGCCGGCGGGCGGACCGAACTTCTTCACCTTCTCCGAGGACGCGGAGTACGACATCCGCGTCGACCAGGACGGCGACGCCCAGGAAGACCTCGTCTTCCGGTACACGTTCAAGACGAAGACGAAGAACGACAGGACCTTCCTGTACAACACGGGCGTCGTGGAGAGCCTCGACGACCCGGACCTGAACATCACGCAGACGTACGACATCGACCTGATCAAGCTGAAGGACCGTCGCGCGGTCTCCAAGACCAAGCTCGCGGACGACGTGTGGGTGGCGCCGTCGAACGTCGGCAAGGCGTCGATGCCGGACTTCAAGAAGCTGCGCGACGAGGCCGTGTACAAGACGGCGAGCGGGGTGACCACGTACGCGGGTCAGGCCGACGACCCGTTCTTCCTGGACCTGCGCGTCTTCGACCTGCTGTACGGCGGTGACCTCTCCGAGGTCGGGCGGGACACGCTGAAGGGCTACAACGTCAACTCGATCGCCCTGCAGATCCCGAGCGAGGCGCTCGTGCAGTCCAAGGACCAGCCGATCGTCGGCATCTGGTCCACGACGCAGCGCCAGGGCGCCGACGGCCAGTACCACCAGGTGTCGCGCCTCGGCATGCCGCTGGTGAACGAGGTCGTCAACCCCATCGGCGACAAGGACAAGTTCAACGCGTCCTCGCCGGTCGACGACGCCCAGTTCCTGAAGAACGTCACCGAGCCCGAGCTGCCCAAGCTCATCGAGGCGATCTACAAGATCCCGGCGCCCAAGGAGCCGCGCAACGACCTCGTCGACGTCTTCCTCAAGGGCGTCGAGGGCCTCAACCAGCCGCCGCACGTGACCCCTTCGGAGCAGCTGCGGCTCAACACCTCCATCGAGCCCACGGCGAAGCCGAAGCGGCTGGGTGTGCTGGACGGTGACAACCAGGGCTTCCCGAACGGTCGCCGGCTCACCGACGACGTGATCGACATCGCGCTCCAGGTCGTCGAGGGCGAGCTGGTCGACGCGCCCAACGACCTGGGCGACGCGGTCGACAAGAACGACAAGAAGTTCGGCAAGTCCTTCCCGTACGTCGGTCTGCCGACGGCCGGTTCGCGGGGCAAGACGGTCAAGGGCAACACCACGAACAACGTCCGCAGCGCGCTGGGCGGCGGTGTCGAGAGCGGCACCGACGACACCACGCTGATCGCCGCCTCGGCCGGCGCCGGCGCGGCCGGTGTCCTGCTGATCGGCTCGGGTCTGCTGTGGTGGCGCCGTCGCAACGACCGCGCGTACTACTAGCCGGACCCGCGTCCGGGCCCTTCCCCATGGGGCCCGGCCGCCGTGACCGGCGCGGCCCGTCCGTATCCATCCCCCCGGCGCGGGCCGCGCCCC
This genomic stretch from Streptomyces deccanensis harbors:
- a CDS encoding CaiB/BaiF CoA transferase family protein; translated protein: MIHGMRPLPRAGDPLPLDGVTVVAVEQAVAAPFATRQLADLGARVIKVERVDGGDFARGYDTAARGLASHFVWCNRGKESLALDLKDPRGLAVVRRLVADADVFVQNLAHGAAARLGLDAATLCAAHPRLVAVDISGYGATGPYADKRAYDMLVQCEAGLVSVTGTPEQPVKAGIPAADIAAGMYAFSGVLAALVRRGTTGRGGPVEVSMLEALAEWMGHPLHHAMHGGGAPARTGLGHAVIAPYDAYPTADGGRVLLSVQNDREWRRLAEQVLGRPELADDPAFATNPARVERRERTDELVTETLGLLDTDEALARLEAAGIACARLRDVTEVAEHPQLAARDRWREVESPVGPLRALLPPITLPGGDEARMGAVPALGEHTGSLLRAAGMTDDEIAALRRDGVVA
- a CDS encoding anti-sigma factor, whose protein sequence is MSLFRREDLHSLAAPYALDALEPDERRRFEQHLERCDRCPAEVRALSEDAVRLAWSTAAPAPAAMRDRVFAAVRNTPQEANTPQENQSWSAQPPRSQHLPRHVWGTEPPPRSRARAPRLRSWLVPLATVTAAAALVVASLFAVQADRTRDELAAERAQASEIAHVLAAPDARATSDRDGKGHRIGVIASAEEGSAIVTLSGFEDLPKDQVHQLWLMRPDVQPRSLGLFDGDTPLVTSGMNTDATSLAVTVEPDGGSPQPTSQPVVQLALESVGFGE
- a CDS encoding sigma-70 family RNA polymerase sigma factor, with translation MEADSLLVRVAGGDQRAFEDLYALVSGPVFGLVRRVVRDPAQSEEVAQEVLLELWRSAGRFDPARGSALSWILTLAHRRAVDRVRSARAATEREQREGRRNHHPAFDQVAEEVEAGLERQWVRHCLEKLTTLQRESVTLAYYDGYTYREVAERLSLPLGTVKTRMRDGLTRLRECLGGVA
- a CDS encoding DUF4331 domain-containing protein, with amino-acid sequence MTTPTSRSGAGRRSIASLICASLAAGGLAAAGVTVLQPGAASASSHREAPLISGEPQFDNTDVYAFVSPDKPDTTTVIANWIPFEEPAGGPNFFTFSEDAEYDIRVDQDGDAQEDLVFRYTFKTKTKNDRTFLYNTGVVESLDDPDLNITQTYDIDLIKLKDRRAVSKTKLADDVWVAPSNVGKASMPDFKKLRDEAVYKTASGVTTYAGQADDPFFLDLRVFDLLYGGDLSEVGRDTLKGYNVNSIALQIPSEALVQSKDQPIVGIWSTTQRQGADGQYHQVSRLGMPLVNEVVNPIGDKDKFNASSPVDDAQFLKNVTEPELPKLIEAIYKIPAPKEPRNDLVDVFLKGVEGLNQPPHVTPSEQLRLNTSIEPTAKPKRLGVLDGDNQGFPNGRRLTDDVIDIALQVVEGELVDAPNDLGDAVDKNDKKFGKSFPYVGLPTAGSRGKTVKGNTTNNVRSALGGGVESGTDDTTLIAASAGAGAAGVLLIGSGLLWWRRRNDRAYY